One genomic region from Rosa rugosa chromosome 1, drRosRugo1.1, whole genome shotgun sequence encodes:
- the LOC133726009 gene encoding putative pentatricopeptide repeat-containing protein At1g10330 isoform X6 translates to MLESLLQLLQRFLKSPNQIRQIHSRLITNGHLRRNPNPKFSTLFYNTLIRAHLGFGEAHKAFFLFTQMLSHRALPNSHTFPPLVKAVAVAGGGGGPCNGRALHAQVAKRGVWGDPVVQTSFVSMYARFGEVWDARKVFDEMTEPCVVACNAMIDGLGKNGDMGGAVSMFERMPERDVVSWTSVISGFGRNGWFGEGVWFFKRMMGSEDVRGGFVKPNEATFVSVLSSCANLDGWGSLYWGKQIHGYVVRNEVQLSVFMGTALVDLYGKSGCLSGAWNVFEEMRVKEVCTWNAMISALSLNGGEKEALELFEKMKMEKRLRPNEVTFVAVLTACARGNSVKCGLDLFKSMSKDFGVEPIMEHYGCVVDLLGRAGLFKEATELLKNMPFEPDASVLGALLGSCKIHGTTELANEVGKKLIELQPQHCGRYLVLSNIYAGNERWDHAAAVRKEMVHAGLQKIPAFSMIDVRMTELKRILCFSPKSQSGYVRHHRKKQPDEYEQLSSKIEDAVRKSINPSDIIECDFSVFSNVQRNDHPTIIKFLTEITLELVLRKHLQ, encoded by the exons ATGCTGGAGTCTTTGCTTCAGCTCCTCCAACGCTTCTTGAAAAGCCCAAACCAAATCAGACAAATCCATTCCCGCCTAATCACCAACGGTCATCTCCGTCGTAACCCAAACCCTAAATTTTCAACCCTATTCTACAACACTCTGATCAGAGCCCACCTCGGTTTCGGCGAAGCCCACAAGgctttttttctctttaccCAGATGCTTTCCCACCGAGCCCTCCCCAACAGCCACACCTTCCCTCCGCTCGTCAAAGCCGTCGCCGTCGCCGGCGGCGGTGGCGGGCCGTGTAACGGCAGAGCCCTCCACGCCCAAGTTGCGAAACGCGGCGTTTGGGGTGACCCGGTTGTGCAGACGTCGTTTGTGAGCATGTATGCTCGGTTTGGTGAAGTGTGGGATGCACGtaaggtgttcgatgaaatgacTGAACCGTGTGTGGTTGCGTGCAATGCGATGATTGATGGGTTGGGGAAGAATGGGGACATGGGTGGTGCTGTTTCGATGTTCGAAAGGATGCCGGAGAGGGATGTGGTTTCGTGGACGAGTGTGATTAGTGGGTTTGGGAGGAATGGGTGGTTTGGTGAGGGGGTTTGGTTTTTCAAGAGGATGATGGGGAGTGAGGATGTGAGGGGTGGTTTTGTGAAGCCAAATGAAGCTACTTTTGTTAGTGTGCTTTCTTCATGTGCTAATTTGGATGGGTGGGGATCTCTATATTGGGGGAAGCAAATTCATGGGTATGTTGTTAGGAATGAGGTGCAGTTGAGTGTTTTTATGGGGACTGCATTGGTGGATCTTTATGGGAAGTCGGGTTGTTTGAGTGGTGCTTGGAATGTTTTTGAGGAAATGAGGGTTAAAGAAGTTTGTACATGGAACGCAATGATCTCAGCGCTTTCTTTGAATGGCGGGGAGAAGGAGGCTTTGGAGTTGTTTGAGAAAATGAAGATGGAAAAGAGGTTGCGGCCTAATGAGGTTACATTTGTTGCAGTTCTCACAGCTTGTGCTCGTGGGAATTCGGTGAAGTGTGGTTTGGATTTGTTTAAATCAATGTCCAAGGACTTTGGGGTTGAACCAATAATGGAACACTATGGTTGTGTGGTTGATCTCCTAGGCAGAGCAGGACTTTTTAAGGAGGCAACTGAACTTCTTAAGAACATGCCTTTTGAGCCTGATGCTTCTGTGTTGGGGGCTCTTTTGGGTTCTTGTAAGATTCATGGGACCACTGAGCTGGCAAATGAAGTTGGGAAAAAATTGATTGAGTTGCAGCCACAGCATTGTGGACGATACTTGGTTTTGTCAAACATTTATGCTGGGAACGAGAGGTGGGATCATGCTGCTGCTGTGAGGAAAGAAATGGTACATGCTGGACTTCAGAAAATTCCAGCCTTTAGTATGATTGACGTAAG AATGACAGAACTCAAACGGATACTCTGCTTTTCCCCCAAAAGTCAATCAGGTTATGTTAGACATCATCGGAAAAAACAACCG GATGAATATGAGCAACTTAGCAGCAAAATAGAGGATGCGGTGcgcaaatcaatcaatccatcTGATATTATCGAATGCGACTTTTCAGTGTTTTCAAATGTACAGCGTAATGATCATCCAACAATAATCAAG TTTCTTACAGAAATTACTTTGGAGTTGGTGCTAAGAAAGCACTTACAGTAG
- the LOC133726009 gene encoding putative pentatricopeptide repeat-containing protein At1g10330 isoform X7, protein MLESLLQLLQRFLKSPNQIRQIHSRLITNGHLRRNPNPKFSTLFYNTLIRAHLGFGEAHKAFFLFTQMLSHRALPNSHTFPPLVKAVAVAGGGGGPCNGRALHAQVAKRGVWGDPVVQTSFVSMYARFGEVWDARKVFDEMTEPCVVACNAMIDGLGKNGDMGGAVSMFERMPERDVVSWTSVISGFGRNGWFGEGVWFFKRMMGSEDVRGGFVKPNEATFVSVLSSCANLDGWGSLYWGKQIHGYVVRNEVQLSVFMGTALVDLYGKSGCLSGAWNVFEEMRVKEVCTWNAMISALSLNGGEKEALELFEKMKMEKRLRPNEVTFVAVLTACARGNSVKCGLDLFKSMSKDFGVEPIMEHYGCVVDLLGRAGLFKEATELLKNMPFEPDASVLGALLGSCKIHGTTELANEVGKKLIELQPQHCGRYLVLSNIYAGNERWDHAAAVRKEMVHAGLQKIPAFSMIDVRMTELKRILCFSPKSQSGYVRHHRKKQPDEYEQLSSKIEDAVRKSINPSDIIECDFSVFSNVQRNDHPTIIKVNYV, encoded by the exons ATGCTGGAGTCTTTGCTTCAGCTCCTCCAACGCTTCTTGAAAAGCCCAAACCAAATCAGACAAATCCATTCCCGCCTAATCACCAACGGTCATCTCCGTCGTAACCCAAACCCTAAATTTTCAACCCTATTCTACAACACTCTGATCAGAGCCCACCTCGGTTTCGGCGAAGCCCACAAGgctttttttctctttaccCAGATGCTTTCCCACCGAGCCCTCCCCAACAGCCACACCTTCCCTCCGCTCGTCAAAGCCGTCGCCGTCGCCGGCGGCGGTGGCGGGCCGTGTAACGGCAGAGCCCTCCACGCCCAAGTTGCGAAACGCGGCGTTTGGGGTGACCCGGTTGTGCAGACGTCGTTTGTGAGCATGTATGCTCGGTTTGGTGAAGTGTGGGATGCACGtaaggtgttcgatgaaatgacTGAACCGTGTGTGGTTGCGTGCAATGCGATGATTGATGGGTTGGGGAAGAATGGGGACATGGGTGGTGCTGTTTCGATGTTCGAAAGGATGCCGGAGAGGGATGTGGTTTCGTGGACGAGTGTGATTAGTGGGTTTGGGAGGAATGGGTGGTTTGGTGAGGGGGTTTGGTTTTTCAAGAGGATGATGGGGAGTGAGGATGTGAGGGGTGGTTTTGTGAAGCCAAATGAAGCTACTTTTGTTAGTGTGCTTTCTTCATGTGCTAATTTGGATGGGTGGGGATCTCTATATTGGGGGAAGCAAATTCATGGGTATGTTGTTAGGAATGAGGTGCAGTTGAGTGTTTTTATGGGGACTGCATTGGTGGATCTTTATGGGAAGTCGGGTTGTTTGAGTGGTGCTTGGAATGTTTTTGAGGAAATGAGGGTTAAAGAAGTTTGTACATGGAACGCAATGATCTCAGCGCTTTCTTTGAATGGCGGGGAGAAGGAGGCTTTGGAGTTGTTTGAGAAAATGAAGATGGAAAAGAGGTTGCGGCCTAATGAGGTTACATTTGTTGCAGTTCTCACAGCTTGTGCTCGTGGGAATTCGGTGAAGTGTGGTTTGGATTTGTTTAAATCAATGTCCAAGGACTTTGGGGTTGAACCAATAATGGAACACTATGGTTGTGTGGTTGATCTCCTAGGCAGAGCAGGACTTTTTAAGGAGGCAACTGAACTTCTTAAGAACATGCCTTTTGAGCCTGATGCTTCTGTGTTGGGGGCTCTTTTGGGTTCTTGTAAGATTCATGGGACCACTGAGCTGGCAAATGAAGTTGGGAAAAAATTGATTGAGTTGCAGCCACAGCATTGTGGACGATACTTGGTTTTGTCAAACATTTATGCTGGGAACGAGAGGTGGGATCATGCTGCTGCTGTGAGGAAAGAAATGGTACATGCTGGACTTCAGAAAATTCCAGCCTTTAGTATGATTGACGTAAG AATGACAGAACTCAAACGGATACTCTGCTTTTCCCCCAAAAGTCAATCAGGTTATGTTAGACATCATCGGAAAAAACAACCG GATGAATATGAGCAACTTAGCAGCAAAATAGAGGATGCGGTGcgcaaatcaatcaatccatcTGATATTATCGAATGCGACTTTTCAGTGTTTTCAAATGTACAGCGTAATGATCATCCAACAATAATCAAG
- the LOC133726009 gene encoding putative pentatricopeptide repeat-containing protein At1g10330 isoform X5, translating into MLESLLQLLQRFLKSPNQIRQIHSRLITNGHLRRNPNPKFSTLFYNTLIRAHLGFGEAHKAFFLFTQMLSHRALPNSHTFPPLVKAVAVAGGGGGPCNGRALHAQVAKRGVWGDPVVQTSFVSMYARFGEVWDARKVFDEMTEPCVVACNAMIDGLGKNGDMGGAVSMFERMPERDVVSWTSVISGFGRNGWFGEGVWFFKRMMGSEDVRGGFVKPNEATFVSVLSSCANLDGWGSLYWGKQIHGYVVRNEVQLSVFMGTALVDLYGKSGCLSGAWNVFEEMRVKEVCTWNAMISALSLNGGEKEALELFEKMKMEKRLRPNEVTFVAVLTACARGNSVKCGLDLFKSMSKDFGVEPIMEHYGCVVDLLGRAGLFKEATELLKNMPFEPDASVLGALLGSCKIHGTTELANEVGKKLIELQPQHCGRYLVLSNIYAGNERWDHAAAVRKEMVHAGLQKIPAFSMIDVRMTELKRILCFSPKSQSGYVRHHRKKQPDEYEQLSSKIEDAVRKSINPSDIIECDFSVFSNVQRNDHPTIIKVVWENKEAHSNRPVPHMPKPGP; encoded by the exons ATGCTGGAGTCTTTGCTTCAGCTCCTCCAACGCTTCTTGAAAAGCCCAAACCAAATCAGACAAATCCATTCCCGCCTAATCACCAACGGTCATCTCCGTCGTAACCCAAACCCTAAATTTTCAACCCTATTCTACAACACTCTGATCAGAGCCCACCTCGGTTTCGGCGAAGCCCACAAGgctttttttctctttaccCAGATGCTTTCCCACCGAGCCCTCCCCAACAGCCACACCTTCCCTCCGCTCGTCAAAGCCGTCGCCGTCGCCGGCGGCGGTGGCGGGCCGTGTAACGGCAGAGCCCTCCACGCCCAAGTTGCGAAACGCGGCGTTTGGGGTGACCCGGTTGTGCAGACGTCGTTTGTGAGCATGTATGCTCGGTTTGGTGAAGTGTGGGATGCACGtaaggtgttcgatgaaatgacTGAACCGTGTGTGGTTGCGTGCAATGCGATGATTGATGGGTTGGGGAAGAATGGGGACATGGGTGGTGCTGTTTCGATGTTCGAAAGGATGCCGGAGAGGGATGTGGTTTCGTGGACGAGTGTGATTAGTGGGTTTGGGAGGAATGGGTGGTTTGGTGAGGGGGTTTGGTTTTTCAAGAGGATGATGGGGAGTGAGGATGTGAGGGGTGGTTTTGTGAAGCCAAATGAAGCTACTTTTGTTAGTGTGCTTTCTTCATGTGCTAATTTGGATGGGTGGGGATCTCTATATTGGGGGAAGCAAATTCATGGGTATGTTGTTAGGAATGAGGTGCAGTTGAGTGTTTTTATGGGGACTGCATTGGTGGATCTTTATGGGAAGTCGGGTTGTTTGAGTGGTGCTTGGAATGTTTTTGAGGAAATGAGGGTTAAAGAAGTTTGTACATGGAACGCAATGATCTCAGCGCTTTCTTTGAATGGCGGGGAGAAGGAGGCTTTGGAGTTGTTTGAGAAAATGAAGATGGAAAAGAGGTTGCGGCCTAATGAGGTTACATTTGTTGCAGTTCTCACAGCTTGTGCTCGTGGGAATTCGGTGAAGTGTGGTTTGGATTTGTTTAAATCAATGTCCAAGGACTTTGGGGTTGAACCAATAATGGAACACTATGGTTGTGTGGTTGATCTCCTAGGCAGAGCAGGACTTTTTAAGGAGGCAACTGAACTTCTTAAGAACATGCCTTTTGAGCCTGATGCTTCTGTGTTGGGGGCTCTTTTGGGTTCTTGTAAGATTCATGGGACCACTGAGCTGGCAAATGAAGTTGGGAAAAAATTGATTGAGTTGCAGCCACAGCATTGTGGACGATACTTGGTTTTGTCAAACATTTATGCTGGGAACGAGAGGTGGGATCATGCTGCTGCTGTGAGGAAAGAAATGGTACATGCTGGACTTCAGAAAATTCCAGCCTTTAGTATGATTGACGTAAG AATGACAGAACTCAAACGGATACTCTGCTTTTCCCCCAAAAGTCAATCAGGTTATGTTAGACATCATCGGAAAAAACAACCG GATGAATATGAGCAACTTAGCAGCAAAATAGAGGATGCGGTGcgcaaatcaatcaatccatcTGATATTATCGAATGCGACTTTTCAGTGTTTTCAAATGTACAGCGTAATGATCATCCAACAATAATCAAG
- the LOC133726009 gene encoding putative pentatricopeptide repeat-containing protein At1g10330 isoform X9 yields MLESLLQLLQRFLKSPNQIRQIHSRLITNGHLRRNPNPKFSTLFYNTLIRAHLGFGEAHKAFFLFTQMLSHRALPNSHTFPPLVKAVAVAGGGGGPCNGRALHAQVAKRGVWGDPVVQTSFVSMYARFGEVWDARKVFDEMTEPCVVACNAMIDGLGKNGDMGGAVSMFERMPERDVVSWTSVISGFGRNGWFGEGVWFFKRMMGSEDVRGGFVKPNEATFVSVLSSCANLDGWGSLYWGKQIHGYVVRNEVQLSVFMGTALVDLYGKSGCLSGAWNVFEEMRVKEVCTWNAMISALSLNGGEKEALELFEKMKMEKRLRPNEVTFVAVLTACARGNSVKCGLDLFKSMSKDFGVEPIMEHYGCVVDLLGRAGLFKEATELLKNMPFEPDASVLGALLGSCKIHGTTELANEVGKKLIELQPQHCGRYLVLSNIYAGNERWDHAAAVRKEMVHAGLQKIPAFSMIDVRMTELKRILCFSPKSQSGYVRHHRKKQPG; encoded by the exons ATGCTGGAGTCTTTGCTTCAGCTCCTCCAACGCTTCTTGAAAAGCCCAAACCAAATCAGACAAATCCATTCCCGCCTAATCACCAACGGTCATCTCCGTCGTAACCCAAACCCTAAATTTTCAACCCTATTCTACAACACTCTGATCAGAGCCCACCTCGGTTTCGGCGAAGCCCACAAGgctttttttctctttaccCAGATGCTTTCCCACCGAGCCCTCCCCAACAGCCACACCTTCCCTCCGCTCGTCAAAGCCGTCGCCGTCGCCGGCGGCGGTGGCGGGCCGTGTAACGGCAGAGCCCTCCACGCCCAAGTTGCGAAACGCGGCGTTTGGGGTGACCCGGTTGTGCAGACGTCGTTTGTGAGCATGTATGCTCGGTTTGGTGAAGTGTGGGATGCACGtaaggtgttcgatgaaatgacTGAACCGTGTGTGGTTGCGTGCAATGCGATGATTGATGGGTTGGGGAAGAATGGGGACATGGGTGGTGCTGTTTCGATGTTCGAAAGGATGCCGGAGAGGGATGTGGTTTCGTGGACGAGTGTGATTAGTGGGTTTGGGAGGAATGGGTGGTTTGGTGAGGGGGTTTGGTTTTTCAAGAGGATGATGGGGAGTGAGGATGTGAGGGGTGGTTTTGTGAAGCCAAATGAAGCTACTTTTGTTAGTGTGCTTTCTTCATGTGCTAATTTGGATGGGTGGGGATCTCTATATTGGGGGAAGCAAATTCATGGGTATGTTGTTAGGAATGAGGTGCAGTTGAGTGTTTTTATGGGGACTGCATTGGTGGATCTTTATGGGAAGTCGGGTTGTTTGAGTGGTGCTTGGAATGTTTTTGAGGAAATGAGGGTTAAAGAAGTTTGTACATGGAACGCAATGATCTCAGCGCTTTCTTTGAATGGCGGGGAGAAGGAGGCTTTGGAGTTGTTTGAGAAAATGAAGATGGAAAAGAGGTTGCGGCCTAATGAGGTTACATTTGTTGCAGTTCTCACAGCTTGTGCTCGTGGGAATTCGGTGAAGTGTGGTTTGGATTTGTTTAAATCAATGTCCAAGGACTTTGGGGTTGAACCAATAATGGAACACTATGGTTGTGTGGTTGATCTCCTAGGCAGAGCAGGACTTTTTAAGGAGGCAACTGAACTTCTTAAGAACATGCCTTTTGAGCCTGATGCTTCTGTGTTGGGGGCTCTTTTGGGTTCTTGTAAGATTCATGGGACCACTGAGCTGGCAAATGAAGTTGGGAAAAAATTGATTGAGTTGCAGCCACAGCATTGTGGACGATACTTGGTTTTGTCAAACATTTATGCTGGGAACGAGAGGTGGGATCATGCTGCTGCTGTGAGGAAAGAAATGGTACATGCTGGACTTCAGAAAATTCCAGCCTTTAGTATGATTGACGTAAG AATGACAGAACTCAAACGGATACTCTGCTTTTCCCCCAAAAGTCAATCAGGTTATGTTAGACATCATCGGAAAAAACAACCG GGTTGA
- the LOC133726009 gene encoding putative pentatricopeptide repeat-containing protein At1g10330 isoform X8 yields MLESLLQLLQRFLKSPNQIRQIHSRLITNGHLRRNPNPKFSTLFYNTLIRAHLGFGEAHKAFFLFTQMLSHRALPNSHTFPPLVKAVAVAGGGGGPCNGRALHAQVAKRGVWGDPVVQTSFVSMYARFGEVWDARKVFDEMTEPCVVACNAMIDGLGKNGDMGGAVSMFERMPERDVVSWTSVISGFGRNGWFGEGVWFFKRMMGSEDVRGGFVKPNEATFVSVLSSCANLDGWGSLYWGKQIHGYVVRNEVQLSVFMGTALVDLYGKSGCLSGAWNVFEEMRVKEVCTWNAMISALSLNGGEKEALELFEKMKMEKRLRPNEVTFVAVLTACARGNSVKCGLDLFKSMSKDFGVEPIMEHYGCVVDLLGRAGLFKEATELLKNMPFEPDASVLGALLGSCKIHGTTELANEVGKKLIELQPQHCGRYLVLSNIYAGNERWDHAAAVRKEMVHAGLQKIPAFSMIDVRMTELKRILCFSPKSQSGYVRHHRKKQPKICLIKLVWYVLPHWICLHQHIF; encoded by the exons ATGCTGGAGTCTTTGCTTCAGCTCCTCCAACGCTTCTTGAAAAGCCCAAACCAAATCAGACAAATCCATTCCCGCCTAATCACCAACGGTCATCTCCGTCGTAACCCAAACCCTAAATTTTCAACCCTATTCTACAACACTCTGATCAGAGCCCACCTCGGTTTCGGCGAAGCCCACAAGgctttttttctctttaccCAGATGCTTTCCCACCGAGCCCTCCCCAACAGCCACACCTTCCCTCCGCTCGTCAAAGCCGTCGCCGTCGCCGGCGGCGGTGGCGGGCCGTGTAACGGCAGAGCCCTCCACGCCCAAGTTGCGAAACGCGGCGTTTGGGGTGACCCGGTTGTGCAGACGTCGTTTGTGAGCATGTATGCTCGGTTTGGTGAAGTGTGGGATGCACGtaaggtgttcgatgaaatgacTGAACCGTGTGTGGTTGCGTGCAATGCGATGATTGATGGGTTGGGGAAGAATGGGGACATGGGTGGTGCTGTTTCGATGTTCGAAAGGATGCCGGAGAGGGATGTGGTTTCGTGGACGAGTGTGATTAGTGGGTTTGGGAGGAATGGGTGGTTTGGTGAGGGGGTTTGGTTTTTCAAGAGGATGATGGGGAGTGAGGATGTGAGGGGTGGTTTTGTGAAGCCAAATGAAGCTACTTTTGTTAGTGTGCTTTCTTCATGTGCTAATTTGGATGGGTGGGGATCTCTATATTGGGGGAAGCAAATTCATGGGTATGTTGTTAGGAATGAGGTGCAGTTGAGTGTTTTTATGGGGACTGCATTGGTGGATCTTTATGGGAAGTCGGGTTGTTTGAGTGGTGCTTGGAATGTTTTTGAGGAAATGAGGGTTAAAGAAGTTTGTACATGGAACGCAATGATCTCAGCGCTTTCTTTGAATGGCGGGGAGAAGGAGGCTTTGGAGTTGTTTGAGAAAATGAAGATGGAAAAGAGGTTGCGGCCTAATGAGGTTACATTTGTTGCAGTTCTCACAGCTTGTGCTCGTGGGAATTCGGTGAAGTGTGGTTTGGATTTGTTTAAATCAATGTCCAAGGACTTTGGGGTTGAACCAATAATGGAACACTATGGTTGTGTGGTTGATCTCCTAGGCAGAGCAGGACTTTTTAAGGAGGCAACTGAACTTCTTAAGAACATGCCTTTTGAGCCTGATGCTTCTGTGTTGGGGGCTCTTTTGGGTTCTTGTAAGATTCATGGGACCACTGAGCTGGCAAATGAAGTTGGGAAAAAATTGATTGAGTTGCAGCCACAGCATTGTGGACGATACTTGGTTTTGTCAAACATTTATGCTGGGAACGAGAGGTGGGATCATGCTGCTGCTGTGAGGAAAGAAATGGTACATGCTGGACTTCAGAAAATTCCAGCCTTTAGTATGATTGACGTAAG AATGACAGAACTCAAACGGATACTCTGCTTTTCCCCCAAAAGTCAATCAGGTTATGTTAGACATCATCGGAAAAAACAACCG aaaatttgtttaattaaattggTTTGGTATGTCCTTCCACATTGGATATGCTTGCATCAACATATCTTTTGA
- the LOC133726011 gene encoding uncharacterized protein LOC133726011 has protein sequence MLASVAVNLRSAASRALSNSTFSLVRTLPPPSLSRFSVRSMADSAAPFKKVQIQRDDTAFDAYVVGKEGAPGIVVVQEWWGVDFEIKNHAVKISELAPGFKALIPDLYRGKVGLDVAEAQHLMEGLDWQGAVKDIQASVNWLKANGSKKVGVTGFCMGGALSIASSVLVPEVDAVVAFYGIPSSELADPAKAKAPIQAHFGELDSFVGFSDVTAAKSLEEKLKASGVPYEVLLYPGNAHAFMNRSEDGIKRRKGMGMPDEDEAAVQLAWSRFQSWMTRHLSA, from the exons ATGCTGGCATCGGTTGCTGTAAATCTGAGATCAGCAGCTTCCAGAGCCTTGTCAAACTCTACTTTCTCACTCGTACGGACCCTCCCTCCTCCTTCGCTCTCTCGGTTCTCGGTTCGATCCATGGCGGATTCTGCTGCCCCGTTCAAGAAAGTCCAAATCCAGAGAGACGATACT GCATTTGATGCATATGTTGTTGGCAAAGAAGGTGCTCCTGGGATTGTCGTAGTTCAAGAGTGGTGGGGTGTAGATTTTGAAATAAAGAACCATGCTGTCAAAATTTCTGAACTTGCTCCTGGATTCAAAGCACTTATCCCTGA CTTGTATCGGGGAAAGGTTGGTTTGGATGTTGCAGAAGCACAACATTTGATGGAAGGTCTTGACTGGCAAGGTGCGGTAAAGGATATCCAGGCTTCAGTTAATTGGCTGAAAGCAAATGGTTCAAAGAAG GTTGGAGTTACTGGATTCTGCATGGGAGGTGCTCTCTCAATTGCAAGTTCTGTTTTGGTCCCTGAGGTCGATGCTGTTGTTGCATTTTATGGAATACCATCATCAGAGCTTGCAGACCCTGCAAAAGCTAAGGCTCCTATTCAGGCTCATTTTGGAGAGCTTGATAGTTTTGTTGGCTTTTCAGATGTCACG GCTGCCAAGTCTTTGGAGGAGAAGCTGAAAGCATCAGGAGTCCCATATGAGGTGCTCCTGTATCCAGGCAATGCCCATGCTTTCATGAATAGGTCTGAAGACGGTATCAAGCGCAGGAAAGGCATGGGAATGCCTGATGAGGATGAAGCGGCAGTTCAGCTCGCTTGGTCTCGCTTCCAGTCATGGATGACCCGCCATTTGTCTGCTTAA